In one Candidatus Caccoplasma merdavium genomic region, the following are encoded:
- the guaB gene encoding IMP dehydrogenase, with the protein MSFIADKIVMDGLTFDDVLLIPAYSEVLPREVNLTTRFSRNIQLNIPFVSAAMDTVTEAQLAIAIAREGGIGVIHKNMSIEAQAKQVHSVKRAENGMIYDPVTINRSATVTDALAIMHEYHIGGIPVVDNDGRLVGIVTNRDLRFERNEKRAIDEVMTKDNLITTTQSTDLQQATDILQQHKIEKLPVVDKDFHLVGLVTYKDITKAKNKPFACKDKLGRLRVAAGIGVTADSMERASALVEAGVDAIVIDTAHGHSKGVVNVLKNVKAAFPQIDVVVGNIATGEAAKYLVNAGADAVKVGIGPGSICTTRIIAGVGVPQLSAVYDVAKALKGTGIPLIADGGIRYSGDIVKALAAGGYSVMLGGMLAGVEESPGETIIYNGRKFKSYRGMGSLEAMEKGSKDRYFQAGETDVKKLVPEGIAARVPYKGSLYEVVYQMVGGLRAGMGYCGAPDIETLHEAKFTRITNAGVAESHPHDVAITSESPNYSRGQQ; encoded by the coding sequence ATGTCATTTATTGCCGATAAAATCGTAATGGACGGATTGACATTTGACGATGTATTGTTGATCCCTGCTTATTCCGAAGTGCTTCCGCGCGAAGTCAATCTCACCACCCGTTTTTCACGAAACATACAACTGAACATACCTTTTGTTTCGGCAGCGATGGATACCGTCACCGAGGCTCAATTGGCTATTGCCATTGCCCGGGAAGGTGGCATCGGTGTCATACACAAAAATATGTCGATCGAAGCACAAGCCAAGCAAGTGCACAGTGTGAAACGTGCCGAGAACGGAATGATATATGACCCGGTAACCATCAATCGCTCAGCCACGGTTACCGATGCATTGGCCATTATGCACGAATATCATATCGGAGGCATACCTGTCGTTGACAACGACGGCCGTTTGGTAGGTATCGTCACCAATCGGGACCTGCGTTTCGAGCGGAACGAGAAACGGGCCATCGACGAGGTCATGACAAAAGACAATCTGATAACAACGACCCAGTCGACCGACCTGCAACAGGCTACGGACATTCTGCAACAGCACAAAATCGAAAAATTGCCCGTTGTGGACAAAGACTTCCACTTGGTGGGTTTGGTTACTTACAAAGATATTACCAAAGCCAAAAACAAACCTTTTGCCTGCAAAGACAAGCTCGGCCGTTTGCGCGTAGCTGCCGGCATAGGCGTCACAGCCGACTCGATGGAACGTGCCTCGGCATTGGTCGAAGCCGGAGTCGACGCCATTGTCATCGATACCGCACACGGGCACTCCAAAGGCGTGGTAAACGTATTGAAGAATGTCAAAGCCGCATTCCCGCAAATCGATGTGGTTGTAGGAAACATTGCAACAGGAGAAGCTGCCAAATATCTGGTTAATGCCGGAGCCGACGCCGTCAAGGTAGGTATTGGCCCGGGTTCGATATGTACCACTCGCATCATTGCCGGTGTAGGTGTTCCGCAACTCTCAGCCGTATATGATGTTGCCAAAGCCCTGAAAGGAACCGGTATACCCTTGATTGCCGATGGAGGTATCCGTTATTCGGGCGACATTGTCAAAGCTCTTGCGGCCGGTGGTTATTCGGTCATGCTGGGTGGTATGTTGGCCGGTGTAGAAGAGTCGCCCGGTGAAACGATTATCTACAACGGACGTAAATTCAAATCCTATCGTGGTATGGGTTCGCTCGAAGCCATGGAAAAAGGGTCGAAAGACCGTTACTTCCAAGCCGGCGAAACCGATGTGAAAAAACTTGTACCCGAAGGTATTGCCGCTCGCGTTCCCTACAAAGGTTCACTTTATGAGGTCGTATATCAAATGGTAGGCGGCTTGCGTGCCGGCATGGGATACTGTGGTGCCCCCGACATCGAAACCCTGCATGAGGCCAAGTTTACCCGCATCACCAATGCCGGTGTTGCCGAAAGCCACCCCCACGATGTAGCCATTACGAGTGAATCGCCCAATTACAGCCGGGGACAACAGTAG
- the recQ gene encoding DNA helicase RecQ, which produces MTTKNDLTAALKEHFGFDAFKGNQEAIIKNLLAGNDTFVLMPTGGGKSLCYQLPSLLSEGTAVVISPLIALMKNQVDAMRNFSEEDGVAHFINSSLNKASIDLVKEDILSGKTKLLYVAPESLTKEENIEFLKQVKISFYAVDEAHCISEWGHDFRPEYRRIRPIINEIGSRPVIALTATATPKVQHDIQKNLGMTDAAVFKSSFNRPNLYYEVRPKTKNIDKEIIKYIKSQPGKSGIIYCLSRKKVEELAETLKVNGINALPYHAGMDSNTRTHNQDAFLLEEVDVIVATIAFGMGIDKPDVRFVIHYDIPKSLEGYYQETGRAGRDGGEGQCITFYVKEDLEKLEKFMQGKPIAEQEIGKQLLIETKAYAESSVCRRKLLLHYFGEEYTEDNCGNCDNCLNPKKQVEAQDMLCAVLDTVIALKEKFKAEHVIDVLLGKETSEILSYNQDELEVFGCGQGEDEKKWATVIRQALIAGYLDKDIENYGLLKVTKAGHEFLKHPVSFKIVQDNDFDEIEEEAPMKGGGVCAVDPVLYAILKDLRKKIAKKLELPPYVIFQDPSLEAMATTYPVTLEELQNIPGVGAGKAKRYGEEFVKVIKKHCDENEIERPEDLRVRTVANKSKLKVSIIQGIDRKIALDELAESKGLEFSDLLDEVEAIVYSGTKINIDYFLEEVIDEDHIEDIFEYFKEAESDDLEAAIEELGRDYTEEEIRLVRIKFLSEMGN; this is translated from the coding sequence ATGACAACGAAAAACGATTTGACCGCAGCTTTGAAAGAGCATTTCGGGTTTGATGCTTTCAAGGGAAACCAAGAAGCGATAATCAAAAATCTGCTTGCCGGAAACGATACGTTTGTGTTGATGCCTACGGGAGGAGGTAAATCGCTCTGTTACCAACTGCCTTCACTACTCTCCGAAGGCACCGCAGTTGTTATATCGCCACTCATAGCCTTGATGAAAAATCAAGTCGATGCCATGCGGAATTTCAGCGAAGAAGACGGGGTGGCGCATTTTATAAATTCCTCGTTAAACAAAGCGTCGATTGATTTGGTCAAGGAAGACATTCTCTCGGGTAAAACCAAGCTCCTATATGTCGCCCCCGAATCATTGACCAAAGAAGAAAATATCGAATTCCTCAAACAGGTAAAAATATCGTTCTATGCCGTTGACGAGGCACATTGCATATCGGAGTGGGGACATGATTTCCGCCCCGAATATCGTCGCATTCGTCCCATCATCAACGAAATAGGCTCCCGGCCGGTAATTGCCCTCACGGCAACAGCCACACCCAAGGTGCAGCACGATATACAGAAAAACTTGGGAATGACCGATGCCGCAGTCTTCAAATCGTCGTTTAACAGGCCCAATTTGTATTATGAAGTACGCCCCAAAACAAAAAATATCGATAAAGAAATTATCAAATATATAAAGTCCCAACCCGGAAAATCGGGTATCATTTACTGTCTGAGCCGTAAAAAGGTCGAAGAACTGGCCGAAACCCTCAAAGTGAATGGTATCAATGCTCTGCCCTACCATGCCGGAATGGATTCAAACACACGCACACATAACCAAGATGCTTTCCTGCTCGAAGAAGTCGATGTCATCGTGGCAACCATTGCATTCGGAATGGGCATCGATAAACCCGACGTGCGCTTTGTGATTCATTACGACATACCCAAGAGCCTCGAAGGCTACTATCAGGAAACCGGCCGTGCAGGACGCGACGGGGGCGAAGGCCAGTGCATAACCTTCTATGTCAAAGAAGACTTGGAGAAACTGGAAAAATTCATGCAGGGAAAGCCCATCGCCGAACAAGAAATAGGAAAACAACTGTTGATCGAAACGAAAGCATATGCCGAGTCGTCGGTATGCCGCCGCAAATTGTTGTTGCACTATTTCGGGGAAGAGTATACCGAAGATAATTGCGGGAATTGTGACAACTGTTTGAACCCCAAGAAACAAGTGGAAGCACAAGATATGTTATGTGCGGTATTAGATACCGTAATAGCCTTAAAAGAAAAATTCAAAGCCGAACACGTCATCGACGTGCTTTTGGGCAAAGAAACCTCAGAAATCCTCTCCTATAACCAAGATGAACTCGAAGTATTTGGTTGCGGACAAGGTGAAGACGAGAAAAAATGGGCCACTGTCATACGGCAAGCCCTTATTGCCGGATATTTGGACAAGGACATCGAAAATTACGGACTGCTGAAAGTGACGAAAGCAGGACATGAATTTTTGAAACACCCTGTATCGTTCAAAATCGTACAAGACAATGATTTCGATGAAATAGAGGAAGAAGCTCCCATGAAAGGCGGTGGCGTTTGTGCCGTAGACCCGGTACTCTATGCCATACTCAAAGACTTGCGCAAGAAAATCGCAAAAAAACTGGAACTCCCGCCCTATGTCATTTTCCAAGATCCGTCGCTGGAAGCCATGGCCACCACATACCCCGTAACGCTTGAAGAGCTGCAAAATATCCCCGGCGTGGGAGCGGGGAAAGCCAAACGATACGGGGAAGAATTTGTGAAGGTCATCAAAAAGCATTGCGACGAAAATGAGATAGAACGTCCCGAAGATTTGCGCGTACGCACCGTCGCCAACAAGTCCAAGCTGAAAGTCTCCATCATACAAGGCATCGATCGCAAAATAGCATTGGACGAACTGGCCGAGTCGAAAGGCTTGGAATTTTCCGACCTCCTCGACGAAGTGGAGGCCATCGTATATTCCGGCACCAAAATCAATATCGATTATTTCCTCGAAGAGGTAATCGATGAAGACCACATCGAAGACATCTTTGAATATTTCAAGGAGGCCGAAAGTGACGATCTCGAAGCGGCCATCGAAGAGTTGGGCCGTGATTATACCGAAGAGGAGATACGCCTGGTGCGTATCAAATTCCTCTCAGAAATGGGAAATTGA